From the genome of Candidatus Methylopumilus turicensis, one region includes:
- the gshB gene encoding glutathione synthase: MRIALILDSLHTLKPHKDSSLAMMREAAARGHELFVALQDDLFLRQAQARLRVQSFEFVDDENWFVVGDYLEHAPQDFDVVLMRKDPPFDNEFLYSTYLLELAVKQGARVLNNPSAIRDWNEKLSVANFPQFSPEFLVARDIGLIREFLRSYGDIVVKPLDGMGGTSIFRLTQSDPNISVILETITDNGNRTIMAQRYLPQILQGDKRIIVINGEPLPYSLARIPMAGETRGNLAAGGTGVAQKLSERDLEIASTVGKVLKEKGLFLVGLDVIGEHLTEINVTSPTGMVEIAAQTPCNPAAVFMDALEAL, from the coding sequence ATGCGTATCGCACTTATTCTTGATTCTTTACATACCTTAAAACCACACAAAGACAGCAGCCTGGCCATGATGCGTGAGGCCGCCGCTCGTGGGCATGAATTATTTGTGGCACTCCAAGATGATTTGTTTTTACGCCAAGCGCAAGCGCGTTTGCGTGTGCAGTCTTTTGAATTTGTAGATGATGAGAATTGGTTTGTGGTGGGAGATTATCTTGAACATGCTCCGCAAGATTTTGATGTGGTGTTGATGCGAAAAGACCCGCCATTTGATAACGAATTTTTATATTCCACTTACCTTTTGGAGTTGGCCGTCAAGCAGGGCGCACGGGTGCTCAATAACCCAAGCGCCATTCGTGATTGGAATGAAAAACTTTCGGTCGCGAATTTTCCACAGTTTTCGCCTGAGTTTTTAGTGGCGCGTGACATCGGTTTAATTCGAGAGTTTTTACGGTCATATGGTGACATTGTGGTGAAGCCGCTTGATGGGATGGGCGGTACTAGTATTTTCAGACTCACGCAGTCAGATCCCAATATTAGTGTGATTCTTGAAACGATCACGGATAACGGTAATCGCACCATCATGGCGCAACGTTACTTACCGCAAATTTTGCAAGGCGATAAACGCATTATTGTGATTAATGGTGAGCCACTCCCTTATTCGCTGGCACGCATTCCAATGGCTGGCGAAACCCGGGGTAATTTAGCCGCGGGTGGAACCGGTGTGGCACAGAAACTTTCGGAGCGCGACCTTGAAATTGCTAGCACGGTTGGCAAAGTGCTTAAAGAAAAAGGCTTATTCTTGGTTGGTTTAGATGTCATTGGCGAGCATCTCACTGAAATTAATGTGACTAGCCCCACAGGCATGGTGGAGATTGCGGCACAAACCCCATGCAATCCGGCAGCTGTGTTTATGGATGCTCTAGAAGCGTTATAA
- the gshA gene encoding glutamate--cysteine ligase, whose translation MIPHLTTALKGPLLALEKNILDNMPKIEHWFRVQWLEHSSPFYASVDLRNAGFKLAPVDTNLFPGGFNNLNPAFLSLCVQAATVAVEKICPEAHRLLLIPENHTRNTFYLRNVAALAHILRQAGLDVRIGSINPEITEPTQIEIEPGQTILLEPVKRVKNRLTLEGFDSCAVLLNNDLSGGIPDILKGVEQNLIPPLHAGWATRRKSEHFSAYNQVAEQFAAFLGIDEWLINPYFDTASGVDFQARVGEDEMAAKVETLLAKIQQKYQEYGVEQEPFLIVKADAGTYGMGIMTVKSPDDVRDLNRKQRNKMAVVKEGMEVNEVIIQEGVYTFETINDAVAEPVVYMMDHFVVGGFYRVHTGRAVDENLNAPGMHFVPLAFDTPCSTPDCADAPDTAKNRFYAYSVVARLALLAAAIELEENDPERL comes from the coding sequence ATGATTCCACATCTGACGACCGCACTTAAAGGCCCTCTGCTGGCATTAGAGAAAAATATACTCGACAACATGCCTAAGATTGAGCATTGGTTTCGTGTGCAGTGGCTCGAGCATAGCTCGCCATTTTATGCCTCGGTAGATTTGCGTAATGCCGGATTCAAGCTTGCGCCTGTGGATACCAATTTATTTCCAGGCGGATTTAATAATCTTAATCCGGCTTTTTTATCATTGTGCGTGCAAGCGGCAACCGTCGCTGTTGAAAAGATTTGTCCTGAAGCGCATCGCTTATTACTGATTCCAGAGAACCATACACGTAACACTTTCTATTTGCGTAACGTGGCTGCTCTTGCGCATATTTTGCGCCAAGCGGGTTTGGATGTGCGGATTGGTAGCATCAATCCTGAAATTACTGAGCCGACCCAAATTGAAATTGAGCCGGGCCAAACCATTTTGCTGGAGCCAGTCAAGCGCGTTAAAAATCGCCTCACTTTAGAGGGGTTTGATAGTTGTGCAGTGCTTCTGAATAATGATTTGTCAGGTGGTATTCCTGATATTTTGAAAGGGGTAGAGCAAAATCTGATTCCACCTTTGCATGCCGGCTGGGCAACACGTCGCAAATCTGAACATTTTTCTGCTTACAACCAAGTGGCTGAACAATTCGCTGCGTTTTTAGGCATTGATGAATGGTTGATTAATCCTTATTTTGATACGGCGAGTGGTGTCGATTTTCAGGCGCGCGTAGGCGAAGATGAAATGGCAGCAAAAGTGGAAACTTTGCTCGCTAAAATCCAACAAAAATATCAAGAGTATGGCGTAGAACAAGAGCCTTTTTTGATTGTGAAAGCTGATGCTGGCACTTATGGCATGGGTATTATGACTGTGAAGAGCCCTGACGATGTGCGCGACCTAAACCGTAAACAGCGCAATAAAATGGCGGTGGTCAAAGAAGGCATGGAAGTGAATGAGGTCATCATTCAAGAGGGTGTTTATACCTTTGAGACGATTAATGATGCAGTGGCTGAGCCTGTGGTTTATATGATGGACCACTTTGTTGTGGGCGGTTTTTACCGCGTGCATACTGGTCGAGCCGTGGATGAAAACCTCAATGCGCCAGGCATGCATTTTGTGCCATTGGCATTTGATACCCCATGCTCAACGCCTGATTGCGCCGATGCGCCCGACACTGCTAAAAACCGCTTCTACGCTTATAGTGTGGTGGCGCGGTTAGCCTTGCTCGCGGCTGCGATTGAGCTAGAAGAAAACGACCCGGAGCGTTTGTAA